agaaacagatAAGAGTGGAGATGAAGCAGATGGAGGTAATTCAGCTTCTGATACAGAAGACGAAGAAGTGGATATTTGTGGGAAGGAAGATACCAAAAATTTACCGTccagaaaaaaaatagatatgtACTTAGAAGATGTCAGAAAACCCAAAGaggaaaaacaaaaacacagtCCAAAGTCATTTCAAGCAGCTTTTGAATCCTTAGTAGCAGCAAAAGGTACTAGTTTTTACTTACCTTCACAGAAAAAAGATGCAAATTTCAAAATCCCAAAGAAACGAAAATCAGATGAAAGTGTATCTTCTGATTCATTAGATGATCAGCCTCCTAGTGCTCAAAAGTCTGCTAGCGCAACATTATCATCTCCAACAAAGAAAGTTCGACATGATTCAGGAGAAGTTAAGACAAAGCATAGACAGAGTTATCCTCCATCTTCTAGTTCTAGCTACTCTTTTATGCCATTATCACAGCAGGAATCCACTCAAAGCAAAGAAGATGAATTCAATAGACTTAATTTCTTAATGCCaacaattagatggataaaacaacagaaaatgcttcaaaattgtaCCAGTAAACCAGGAACAAGTCCTCTTCAAATGCCTTCTCCATTTATTCAGACAACAGGTGATCATTTATCATTCAGTGACCTTTCTAGAGGTCAAACAAAGGACAATGAGATTATTGTATATCCCCAAGGAGTCATGGTTTCAAAACAGCAGACCACCAACATAGCTCCTAAATCACCAAGATCACAGCAGGCTTTATCACCAAGATTACAACAGGCTCTTTCACCAAGATTACAACAAGTTATATCACCAAGGTCACATCAAGCTATATCACCAAGGTCACATCAAGCTTTATCACCAAGATCACAACAGGCATTACCACCAAAGTCTAAACAGGCATTATCACCAAGAACTCACACAATGATATCTCCAAAGTCAAACCCTACTGTTTCGTCTAAGGTTTATGATCCGTATTCTAAGCTTGGTTTACATTCACTTGGAGCATCTATTAAATCAGAACATCAATATTGTAATAGTTACAATGATCACAAATCACAAGTATTGGATTTGTCTGTTTCTACTGCCATGTCTACAGCCAATGATCATATGAAAAACTCACCTTTGTTTAGATCATTACTAACAAGAGATAGTCCTTCAATATCCACCAATATTACTGTAGCTACAGCCACAATAAAACAGGAACCATccataaaaacagaaaaacacgAATTATCCACATCTACCGTTACTTCTACTACAGAGACTTATCAAAATACTTCTGCTAGTATGACAGCTGTTACACAAGTTTCAAATAGTATCTCTGTCAGTCATTCACCATCAGGAAATTTAATGAATTTATCATCGGTAGTTTCTTCGTCAGATACTACACCATCTCCTGTAGTTGTCAAACCACCAATGAAACTAACAGGAAGTCAACAAGACTTATTTTCTAATATGAATCAGGTGTTTGAATTAGCTTCTAGTGTACTTAACCCTAAAAAGGAGGTAACTGAGTCAGAATCAAAGGACAAATGTTTAAGTAGTAGTACCGTATCCTCTATATCAAATGTGTCATTAGTTCAATCTGCATCAGATCAAAAGAGAACACCGGGACATGTTAGaattattcaacaacaaccaAGAGCAGCTGGTCAATCACTTTTATCACCTGATATTAATTCTAGACAAGTTAATTTATTAAGTAGTCCACCAAGATTGGTACAGCAAACAAATTTAATGGGAAGACAGAATATTGCCAGAGGCTCCACAGTCATTTCTCCAAGATCTCAGAATACCACTGCAACCCAGAGACCAGCATTTTCTAATGTTGGCCGTGTGATTCAGAATCCCATTCGCTTGGGATCTCCTGGGAATTTTCTACCAGGTCAGAATATTGTTCTGCAACAGAATACCTCTCAGCCGCAGACTTTTTTAGTGAGTATACCTGTGATGACTACCTCTGGTACTGGCGCTCCCTCTATGCCTACTACAATTATTTCCAGTACTAGGGCATCACAGGTTAATAGCATAGTAGGCAGTGTTAATAAGGGTGTAACTGAGACGAAACCAACTCCTCAGCCAATTCAAGTCATTAATAAGGCTACAAATTCACTGACAGTCAACCAACTCTTAAAGGCTTCAAGGGAAAAGGCAGCTTCTGTGAAAGTAGGTTCAGCACCTAATAATGGCAACACTAATACCATATTGGTATCTGCAGGAAATCCCATTGTCTTAGGAAGTAAAGTTGTGCAGGTACAACCAAATCTGTGTCTAAATTCTCAAACAACAAATGCGACAAAGACTGTGAATGTTGTAAATGTGATACCTACACCGTCTCAAAGGAATGTTATACCGACACCATCTCAAAGGAATGTATCATATATCCTTACACCTTCAGGTGGCTCTGTGCAAGGAAAACAAGTGATTAATGTTAGTACAACTCCAACTAGTGTTGTTCAAACACCGACTACTTCCAAACCAGCATCAGCTCTTGtcaaaaatattgtaaatcaGACAACTGTTAAACCAGGATCTCTTTTATCCAAATCTGTGCCACAGTTTGGTGGTAGTCCACAATTTGGAACTACTCAGTTTTTATTACAAGGTGTAACACAGATTCATCCAGCACCAGCAAAACATTTTCAGGTAGATTCTAAAACGCCATTATTTCAATCCATAGTGTCAAAAACTCCATCTCAAGCCATAAGTTTAGCCAAATCAGTAAATAGTGCTTCAATTCAAAATAGTGTAAATAAAACTCCTATTTCTGTTATATCACCACACAATGTACAGAGTTCTGTAACATCAAGTAAATCACTTGATACAATGGACAGTGATCAAGCTTATGGGGCAATTGTTAGTCCTAATAAGGTGTTACAACTGGTACCTCAACCTATTGTTCCAATCTCACAAGCATCAAGTAAATCTAGTGCTGAAACTATTAAACCAGTTGTCTCATCCAGTAATTCATCAATGGTTGTCAAGGAAGTGGAAAGTTGTAAGGAGGTGAAAAAGGAAAAACCTCCAAAGAAACAGTCATTATACAAAGGTGGCCCTAATGGAGAATTACTTCAAACAATGGTTCAGACTTCTAGTTATAGCTCATTTTCTGGTAGTGGAGCGAAATCAAAGGGAAGGAAATCAGAGCCAAGTGAAGCCTCAAACTCTGATGACTCACCAAAAAAGGTAAATTATGTTAATAAGGAGGTGCTCTTAATTAATACCTTTCAGGATAAGTTTCAGCTGTAAATGAAATTACAAAAcacaaattcaaaataattgttcAGTGTAAAATAAAGCATTTGTTTTGGATTGAGATGATTTTTGGTTATGCATATcaattgtttcaaattaaaattgaacAACATGGTCATTATGAAGGAGGTGCAGAACAGGATGTAACATATGGTTTATGTTAAAATGAAAAGTTTCTTTGAAGATAATACACATGAAGCATAGATAAATActctatataaataaatattccaTAATACATATTTCTGCAATAATTTTAATCAGGTATTCTGTAGACCAGAACTTCAAAACATGTAAAACCACGAAAACAGAGTGAGTCATAATGAACAATCAATTCACTCAACAAGAAAGAAACAACTATCTTCAACAAA
This sequence is a window from Mytilus edulis chromosome 1, xbMytEdul2.2, whole genome shotgun sequence. Protein-coding genes within it:
- the LOC139491734 gene encoding lysine-specific demethylase 4C-like, whose protein sequence is MESSSGGSNIPKIMVFRPTMEEFKDFAKYITYIESQGAQKAGIAKIIPPAEWKPRRNGYDDLEMTIPSPITQVVTGCQGLYQQYNIQKKGLTVKEFEKLANSERYKTPRHFDYEELERKYWKNITFVNPIYGADISGSLYDPDQDIWNINRLGTILDYVNGDYGIKIEGVNTAYLYFGMWKTTFPWHTEDMDLYSINYVHFGAPKSWYAIPPEHGRRLERLAAGFFPSSYQSCPAFLRHKMTLISPAILKQYSIPFNKITQEAGEFMVTFPFGYHAGYNHGFNCAESTNFATERWIEYGKRCHQCKCRKDGVKISMDTFVKRFQPERYPFWKEGKDIGHHPEDDQSKLYHKNRDTSKLIGANSSGTVSKRHPISTSTDDSPKKRGRPKTEDTSTDIKSEVTEQKVQNIIKKIKEDMEKKTDETDKSGDEADGGNSASDTEDEEVDICGKEDTKNLPSRKKIDMYLEDVRKPKEEKQKHSPKSFQAAFESLVAAKGTSFYLPSQKKDANFKIPKKRKSDESVSSDSLDDQPPSAQKSASATLSSPTKKVRHDSGEVKTKHRQSYPPSSSSSYSFMPLSQQESTQSKEDEFNRLNFLMPTIRWIKQQKMLQNCTSKPGTSPLQMPSPFIQTTGDHLSFSDLSRGQTKDNEIIVYPQGVMVSKQQTTNIAPKSPRSQQALSPRLQQALSPRLQQVISPRSHQAISPRSHQALSPRSQQALPPKSKQALSPRTHTMISPKSNPTVSSKVYDPYSKLGLHSLGASIKSEHQYCNSYNDHKSQVLDLSVSTAMSTANDHMKNSPLFRSLLTRDSPSISTNITVATATIKQEPSIKTEKHELSTSTVTSTTETYQNTSASMTAVTQVSNSISVSHSPSGNLMNLSSVVSSSDTTPSPVVVKPPMKLTGSQQDLFSNMNQVFELASSVLNPKKEVTESESKDKCLSSSTVSSISNVSLVQSASDQKRTPGHVRIIQQQPRAAGQSLLSPDINSRQVNLLSSPPRLVQQTNLMGRQNIARGSTVISPRSQNTTATQRPAFSNVGRVIQNPIRLGSPGNFLPGQNIVLQQNTSQPQTFLVSIPVMTTSGTGAPSMPTTIISSTRASQVNSIVGSVNKGVTETKPTPQPIQVINKATNSLTVNQLLKASREKAASVKVGSAPNNGNTNTILVSAGNPIVLGSKVVQVQPNLCLNSQTTNATKTVNVVNVIPTPSQRNVIPTPSQRNVSYILTPSGGSVQGKQVINVSTTPTSVVQTPTTSKPASALVKNIVNQTTVKPGSLLSKSVPQFGGSPQFGTTQFLLQGVTQIHPAPAKHFQVDSKTPLFQSIVSKTPSQAISLAKSVNSASIQNSVNKTPISVISPHNVQSSVTSSKSLDTMDSDQAYGAIVSPNKVLQLVPQPIVPISQASSKSSAETIKPVVSSSNSSMVVKEVESCKEVKKEKPPKKQSLYKGGPNGELLQTMVQTSSYSSFSGSGAKSKGRKSEPSEASNSDDSPKKAMKRSQQSKQTADEQKRNLKMLTETLKNRLDENQNPTSQSEASYSSSEEVPKRKKRKSGEKTPKVEKRKRNDSEKDIGVEPVIIPTSITTEPWTKPIRNLWQHLLLNFAAEQTFNQTLAKVEPYCSICALFKPLSRISSSKDGSKPAKNVRTLPMIPEMCFACSKDNKRPFAVNSSVDKEGLSQILTCENCKVTVHASCYGVSDVPRNKKNWTCTRCTRNQLSAECCLCCLRGGALKPTTNGKWCHVVCALALPEVKFVNIHKREPINVDTITVERARLKCMFCQPLQNSDKSYGACIQCSNGRCTSSFHVTCAYAAGVMFETSDWPYPVYITCNKHNTKEKVARDRELTELKVGDKAYVKHKNTRYYLCNIVKVEGQTYYSVDFEDGSFSDDLYPEDLDNYDVSDGPPPVGAKVWVKWTDGDLYGATFRGTKDHCMYTIEMADGTEKPHKRDELWLQTEELPKQVKSRLSTATERRFNLFYDDEIEHEIAEHGRRVKPKISYSKLLGDK